The genomic segment AATTGACACTTGACAGCTGTAATGACACGGCTACTCAAGGCAAATACGCTTAGACATTTCCTATAAATCGTCGCTGATGCGATCTAATAATCAATAGACAGACCGTATCAAAAATAAAATCTAAAAACTTATAGAAAACGGCGATTTTTTATCAATTTCCAACAAAAATAAACAGCACCACCACGCTCTCGATCCTGACTGGCGACTCCAGACAAATCGGCTCCGCAAGATCGCTCAAGCATTCATCACGCCGGCTCTTTCAGACGGATGGAGATCATGCTTGCGTACTTCAGCACCGACTCTTTACCCTGCCGGGATCGACTTGGCGTACAACCGAACCGTCGCCGATAACTTTGAGTGAAGTACGATTGACTGGAGAAGCCACTTGCCATGGCTATGTCCGCGATGCTCAGCTCGCTATTAAGGAGCAAATGATGAGCATGCAAAATACGCCTCTCGCTGATCCAGGCCCTTGGAGAAACGCCATACACAACCCCGAACAACTCCTTGAAGGTCGTCAGCCCCATGCCAAACTCCCTGGAAAACTGACTGAGCCGCCACTCTTTCAAGAAATACTGTTCCATAAATTGCTGCAAGCGTTCGACATGCCTGTTGCTCTGCTGACGCAGTAACGACATTAATTCGGCTCCTTGAGGGCCGAAGACAAACAACATCAACAATTCCTCCACCTTCAAGGATGCCAGCATCGGAGGATGTTCATGTGCAAGCAGGGTTTTCATGCTTTTCACACAATCTACGAGTAATGGATTGCTCGCAAAGACAATAATGTTTCCCCCGCATTTATCTCTGCGCTCAACCTCACCGAGCAATGCACCAAAACGCTGGATAAAACTCTGCAAAAACTGCTCCGATAAGGGAATCCATAGCAATTCACTTCGATGCTCACCGGTGCTGACCAGATAACTTCCTCGTCTGACAAAGAGAAGCTCACCCGCCTCAACACACCTTATTACGTTAACATCTCGGATTGTCAGCCCTCCTCTCGTCAGAATATAAACCCCCTCTACAGAGGTAGATAATGACTGAAAAGCAGGAATGCACCATCGACACGGAGATATCTTCTGATCAAGCGTGTTAGCACCTTGCATATCATTTTAATCCCGAACTTGTACAGCATTCCTATGCTGCCATGCCACCACAGCATGCCAACATCATTTCCGCATATTATTTTTTTACAATGCATTAGCCGCCCAGGTCAAGTATTTACCTGCTCTCCCGCCCACTCAAAATTAGTACAATAGCTCTTATCAACCAAAAAACCTTGACGCCATGAACATCAAACACACAAGCAACTGCAAATCCCCGCCCCTTCAGAAATGCAGGCAAGGTGCCTGACAGGGGAGCCTGATTAAACATCAGCGCGTATTGACAGTTCTAGTGAGGAGACATTAGGACAACATTAAGTGATATCATATCGCCACGACCCTTCAGCCCTACCGCCATTACATAAAATGCCAGACACCCTCTAATCATCAAGTACCATTGCGCAAGAAGATACGCCTGCGCCCCTCTCTCTTGAGCCTGCTCTATCCAGCCGCTCTACAAGTGCAAATCTACTGCACTTCTCTCTCCTGACTATTGAATGCTAACACGCAATGCGCGGTGCATTTTGTCACTGACAGGCCTATATTTTGAGAAAAAAGCCACATCTGCCTACGCACGCGTCCTACAAGGAGACACACTATTTTACATTTTCCTCACGCGACAAGTTAAACTATTCTTGACACGCAAAAAAATTCAACCTGCGCAGAGCTGCGACGCTCCCATTTGAAGCAAGCCAAGTAACTACCCGTCAACGGAGGCCTTGCGTGATTTACCGCATACTCTCCCTCGCTACTAATGTGCCCCTTCAAACCTC from the Pseudomonas sp. N3-W genome contains:
- a CDS encoding helix-turn-helix transcriptional regulator, with the translated sequence MQGANTLDQKISPCRWCIPAFQSLSTSVEGVYILTRGGLTIRDVNVIRCVEAGELLFVRRGSYLVSTGEHRSELLWIPLSEQFLQSFIQRFGALLGEVERRDKCGGNIIVFASNPLLVDCVKSMKTLLAHEHPPMLASLKVEELLMLFVFGPQGAELMSLLRQQSNRHVERLQQFMEQYFLKEWRLSQFSREFGMGLTTFKELFGVVYGVSPRAWISERRILHAHHLLLNSELSIADIAMASGFSSQSYFTQSYRRRFGCTPSRSRQGKESVLKYASMISIRLKEPA